The genomic DNA CATCCTTCGGACACCGTCCACCACACGAAGGCGGAGGCCGACGCGGCCGGGCACCACGACCACGAGGAGAGCCGGTCCACGCACCGGTGAGCGCCCCTTGCGGTCCGCCCGTGGCAGGATCGCGCCGGAGGGTTGACTGAGGGAGGACCGGGGTGGCGACGTCGACGGAGACCGGGCACGAATGGCTGTCGGCTGAGGAGATCGCCTCAGTCCGCGAGCGTGTACCGATCGTCTACGTGGAGGCGGTCCCCGTCCGCGTCCACCACCTCGGGGGCGTCGAGCGTGTCGGCCTGCTGCTGCGCAGCCGCCCGGACGGCACCATCAGCCGCGCGATCGTGTCGGGGCGGGTGCTCTACGGCGAGACGGTCCGCGAAGCGCTGTGGCGCAACCTTACGAAGGACCTCGGGCCCGAGGCGGAGCCGCGTCTTCCCCCCGACCCGTCCCCGTTCACCGTCGCTGAGTACTTCCCGCAGGACGCCCGGCGCACGGGCTACACCGACCCCCGCCAGCACGCCGTCGCGCTCGTCTACCTCGTGCCGGTCGACGGGGAGTGCGTGCCCCCTGCGGACACCCTCGACCTCGCGTGGCTGTCGCCCGAAGAAGCGGTGACCCCGGGGGTGGCGGCGGAGATGACGGGCGGCCAGGACCGTCTCGTCCGCCTGGCTCTCGCGCACGCCGGCTGCCTGCCGTAGCCCCGCGTCAGATCACGGGGGGCTCGCGGTAGGTTCCGAAGACCTTCTTCAGGGCGGCGCAGATCTCGCCGAGCGTGGCGTCCGCGCGGACGGCGTCCATGATGACCGGCACGAGGTTCTCCTCGGTGGCGGCGGCCGCCCTCAGCCGCTCCAGGGCC from Egibacteraceae bacterium includes the following:
- a CDS encoding DUF4916 domain-containing protein → MATSTETGHEWLSAEEIASVRERVPIVYVEAVPVRVHHLGGVERVGLLLRSRPDGTISRAIVSGRVLYGETVREALWRNLTKDLGPEAEPRLPPDPSPFTVAEYFPQDARRTGYTDPRQHAVALVYLVPVDGECVPPADTLDLAWLSPEEAVTPGVAAEMTGGQDRLVRLALAHAGCLP